One genomic region from Pseudomonas sp. R5-89-07 encodes:
- a CDS encoding ABC transporter ATP-binding protein has translation MVLLNRLSAFSIQARRALKLVWGTSRPLFIGLLLATIVAGLLPALAAWIGQRIVDGVVHAMQIHAAGSQAPVWPVMQYVLAEAGVLALLAAAQRALSMQQSLLRVQLGVKVNLMILEKAQTLSLLQFEDAEFHDKLVRVRQGASTRPLSLITKGLGLVQNLISLISFAVLLVHFSPWALVILVVGALPVFFAETHFSGNAFRLFHRRAPETRQQNYLESLLSHETHAKEVKLFGLAPLFLKRYRDNAWRLYTEDRQLTVRRDAWGFVLGLLGTAAFYVAYAWVVLDTVRGQTSLGQMTMYIVLFKQGQSAITASLSAIAGLYDDSLFLSDLYEYLLTPVVVPSGRLTQGARPGDGLRCEHVGFSYPGAEQPALTDINLHLAPGQSLALVGENGSGKTSLIKLLTRLYNPHEGRILLDGSDLQDWDEQTLRQRIGVIFQDYIRYQMTVGENLGVGDVDALNDEARWRTAATQGVAAEFIERLSSTYGTQLGRWLGGQELSGGQWQKVALSRAYMRQEADLLILDEPTAALDAGAEAAVFEHFREHAKGRMTLLISHRFSSVRNADHIIVLDGGRILEEGSHHQLMAAGGRYAELFDVQARGYR, from the coding sequence ATGGTGCTGTTGAATCGATTGAGCGCGTTTTCCATCCAGGCGCGCAGGGCACTGAAGCTGGTTTGGGGGACGTCGCGTCCCTTATTCATAGGCCTGCTGCTGGCCACCATCGTTGCCGGTCTGTTGCCCGCTCTGGCGGCTTGGATCGGCCAGCGCATTGTCGATGGCGTGGTGCACGCGATGCAGATTCATGCCGCCGGCAGCCAGGCGCCCGTGTGGCCAGTGATGCAGTACGTGCTGGCCGAGGCGGGCGTGTTGGCGCTGCTGGCCGCCGCCCAGCGCGCGTTGTCCATGCAGCAATCGTTGCTGCGGGTGCAGTTGGGGGTGAAGGTCAACCTGATGATTCTGGAGAAAGCCCAGACCCTTTCGCTCCTGCAATTTGAAGACGCCGAGTTTCACGACAAGCTGGTGCGCGTGCGCCAGGGCGCGTCGACGCGGCCGCTGAGCCTGATCACCAAGGGCCTGGGGCTGGTGCAGAACCTGATCTCGCTGATCAGCTTTGCCGTGCTGTTAGTGCACTTTTCGCCGTGGGCGCTGGTGATTCTGGTGGTCGGCGCCTTACCGGTGTTCTTCGCCGAGACGCATTTCTCGGGCAATGCGTTTCGCCTGTTCCACCGGCGCGCGCCCGAGACCCGTCAGCAGAATTACCTGGAATCGCTGCTGTCCCACGAGACCCATGCCAAAGAGGTCAAGCTGTTCGGCCTGGCGCCGCTGTTCCTCAAGCGCTACCGCGACAACGCCTGGCGCTTGTACACCGAAGACCGCCAGTTGACGGTGCGCCGGGATGCCTGGGGCTTCGTCCTGGGCCTGCTGGGCACCGCGGCGTTTTATGTGGCTTACGCCTGGGTGGTGCTGGACACCGTGCGCGGCCAGACCAGCCTGGGACAGATGACCATGTACATCGTGCTGTTCAAGCAGGGGCAAAGCGCAATCACTGCCAGCCTCAGCGCGATTGCCGGCTTGTATGACGACAGTCTGTTTCTGTCGGACCTTTATGAGTACCTGCTAACCCCTGTGGTCGTGCCGAGTGGCCGGCTTACCCAGGGCGCGCGTCCCGGCGACGGCCTGCGCTGCGAGCACGTGGGGTTCAGTTACCCCGGCGCTGAGCAGCCGGCATTGACTGACATCAACCTGCACCTGGCGCCGGGGCAAAGCCTGGCCCTGGTGGGCGAGAATGGCTCGGGCAAAACCAGCCTGATCAAACTGCTCACGCGCCTTTACAATCCGCACGAGGGGCGCATTCTGCTGGATGGCAGCGACTTGCAAGACTGGGATGAACAGACACTGCGCCAGCGCATTGGGGTGATTTTCCAGGATTACATCCGCTACCAGATGACCGTCGGCGAGAACCTTGGCGTGGGTGACGTCGATGCGCTGAACGACGAGGCGCGCTGGCGCACTGCCGCAACCCAGGGGGTGGCCGCCGAATTCATCGAGCGCCTGAGCAGCACCTACGGCACACAGTTGGGGCGCTGGCTTGGCGGCCAGGAGTTGTCGGGTGGGCAATGGCAGAAAGTCGCCTTGTCCCGCGCGTATATGCGCCAGGAGGCGGACCTGCTGATTCTTGACGAGCCGACGGCTGCGCTGGACGCCGGCGCCGAGGCGGCGGTGTTCGAGCACTTTCGCGAACACGCCAAGGGCCGCATGACGTTGTTGATTTCCCATCGATTCTCCAGTGTGCGCAATGCCGACCACATCATCGTGCTGGACGGCGGGCGAATCCTGGAGGAGGGCAGCCATCACCAGCTAATGGCGGCGGGTGGGCGCTATGCCGAGTTGTTCGATGTTCAGGCGCGGGGCTATCGCTAG
- a CDS encoding DJ-1/PfpI family protein yields MIRAVTILTENFSDWEPALINSTGRAYYGFDTHFATPGGKQVTSSGGMMIVPNLAVEAIQLQEVDLLIVTGSPIWKTDKAPAIEALVREAHAMNIVVAGICDGTRVLAQAGILDHLQHTSNSAENLKQSHYCGADYYQDVPYAVADQGVVTAPGSAPVSFMTQILNTLGLEDEKLDAYVAMHAAEHIHC; encoded by the coding sequence ATGATACGTGCCGTCACGATTTTGACCGAGAACTTCTCCGACTGGGAGCCCGCCCTCATCAACTCCACGGGGCGAGCCTACTATGGCTTCGACACCCATTTTGCAACCCCAGGCGGCAAGCAGGTCACTTCATCCGGAGGAATGATGATCGTCCCGAACCTGGCCGTCGAAGCCATCCAACTGCAAGAGGTAGACTTGTTGATCGTGACCGGAAGTCCTATCTGGAAAACCGACAAAGCACCCGCAATCGAGGCGCTGGTTCGCGAAGCGCACGCAATGAACATCGTCGTTGCAGGCATCTGCGACGGCACCCGTGTTTTGGCTCAGGCGGGAATACTGGATCACTTGCAGCACACCTCCAACTCTGCCGAAAACCTGAAACAAAGCCATTACTGCGGAGCGGATTACTACCAGGACGTACCCTATGCCGTTGCCGACCAGGGTGTGGTGACAGCGCCTGGCAGCGCCCCTGTCAGCTTCATGACGCAAATTCTCAACACGCTGGGTTTGGAAGACGAGAAGCTCGATGCCTACGTAGCCATGCATGCAGCTGAGCACATTCACTGCTGA
- a CDS encoding CmcJ/NvfI family oxidoreductase, with the protein MGTHQTQLAPTSVRAVLNYLQDNGQRPVNYTYPPPDGEALRSGVLDPTQVTIHNARLLDEPANINRQGFEKVDHTSAVANLEDDEQVRLHYYPETEALLKQQTGAIKVVIFDHTIRVDAPGREARGLREPVRYVHNDQTERSAIRRVRDHLDPGEAEQRLLKRFAIINVWRPIGATVLSTPLALCDARSMADSDLLPSDLVYRDKVGETFSVKANPAHRWYYYPRLRPDEALLLKIHDSRRDVARLSAHTAFDDPTTPKDAPPRRSIELRALVFFDT; encoded by the coding sequence ATGGGCACCCATCAGACCCAACTCGCCCCCACATCCGTGCGCGCCGTGCTCAATTACCTGCAGGACAACGGCCAGCGCCCGGTGAATTACACCTACCCGCCACCAGACGGCGAGGCCCTGCGCAGCGGCGTGCTGGACCCGACCCAGGTGACCATTCATAACGCCCGGTTGCTCGACGAACCGGCGAATATCAACCGCCAAGGCTTCGAAAAAGTCGATCACACCAGTGCCGTTGCGAACCTGGAGGATGACGAACAAGTGCGCCTGCATTACTACCCGGAAACCGAAGCCCTGCTCAAACAGCAGACTGGTGCGATAAAGGTGGTGATTTTCGACCATACGATTCGCGTCGATGCCCCTGGCCGTGAGGCCCGTGGCCTGCGCGAGCCGGTGCGCTACGTGCACAACGACCAGACCGAACGCTCGGCGATTCGCCGTGTGCGCGACCACCTCGACCCGGGCGAAGCCGAACAGCGCCTGCTCAAACGCTTTGCGATCATCAATGTGTGGCGCCCCATCGGCGCGACAGTGCTGAGCACGCCTCTTGCCTTGTGCGACGCGCGCAGCATGGCCGATAGTGATTTGTTGCCCAGCGACCTGGTGTATCGCGACAAGGTCGGCGAAACGTTTTCGGTCAAGGCCAACCCGGCCCACCGCTGGTATTACTATCCGCGGTTGCGGCCGGACGAGGCCTTGCTGTTGAAGATCCACGATTCGCGGCGGGATGTGGCCAGGCTGAGTGCACACACCGCGTTTGATGACCCCACCACGCCAAAGGACGCGCCGCCACGACGCAGTATCGAATTACGCGCACTGGTGTTCTTCGACACGTAA
- a CDS encoding sigma-54-dependent Fis family transcriptional regulator: protein MNIPRGHPSPILTLPQGDKDPLSIRAKALVFADPRSRQLLEYLQRVAPSDAPVLINGETGTGKELVARYIHSSSGRAGAFIAVNCGAISETLAESEFFGHEAGSFSGAVGRRAGWFEEADGGTLFLDEIGDLPLPLQVKLLRVLQEQEVVRVGSRKPIKINIRLVTATNVNLEQAIEAGNFRLDLFYRINVAQVEVLPLRARPLDILPLVEHFRKLYSARLKINEPMLSESATQALLDYPWPGNIRELENVVHLALLVAGDRPVRPEHLKFSAGLSALQGASSSGVQKLPQEVLREQFLRLFDVPGDSLLHDIEELMVREAFAYCGFNQLRTAQLLGITRNAMRTLLVNHGMLKGRAKP from the coding sequence ATGAACATCCCGCGCGGACATCCCAGCCCGATTTTGACATTGCCTCAGGGCGATAAAGACCCTCTTTCAATCCGAGCTAAAGCGCTGGTATTTGCCGACCCTCGGTCTCGGCAGTTGCTTGAGTATCTGCAGCGGGTGGCGCCCAGTGACGCGCCAGTGTTGATCAATGGAGAGACGGGCACCGGTAAGGAGTTGGTGGCGCGCTACATCCATTCGAGCAGTGGCCGCGCTGGCGCTTTTATTGCGGTCAACTGCGGTGCGATCAGTGAGACCCTGGCTGAAAGTGAGTTTTTTGGCCACGAGGCCGGGTCCTTCTCAGGCGCTGTCGGCCGGCGAGCTGGCTGGTTTGAGGAGGCGGATGGAGGGACGCTGTTTCTCGATGAGATCGGTGATCTGCCGTTGCCTTTGCAAGTTAAATTGCTGCGTGTTCTACAGGAGCAGGAGGTGGTTCGGGTCGGCTCGCGCAAACCGATCAAGATCAACATTCGATTGGTGACGGCGACCAACGTCAATCTGGAACAGGCCATTGAAGCCGGAAATTTCCGGCTCGATCTGTTCTATCGAATAAACGTCGCCCAAGTGGAAGTTTTGCCGTTAAGGGCACGTCCCTTGGACATTCTGCCGTTGGTGGAACACTTCAGGAAACTCTACAGCGCCCGCCTTAAAATCAATGAGCCTATGCTTTCGGAGTCGGCTACTCAGGCGCTGCTCGATTATCCCTGGCCGGGTAATATCCGCGAGCTCGAGAACGTTGTTCACTTGGCTTTACTGGTGGCTGGCGACAGACCGGTCCGCCCCGAGCACCTGAAATTCTCGGCAGGCCTTAGTGCATTGCAGGGCGCCAGTTCCAGCGGGGTGCAAAAGCTTCCTCAGGAAGTGCTTCGCGAACAGTTTTTGCGATTGTTCGATGTGCCAGGTGATTCACTCTTGCACGATATTGAGGAGTTGATGGTTCGCGAGGCTTTTGCCTACTGCGGTTTCAACCAGCTGCGCACCGCGCAACTGCTGGGTATTACCCGCAACGCCATGCGCACCTTACTGGTCAATCACGGCATGCTCAAAGGTCGAGCAAAACCCTGA
- a CDS encoding LLM class flavin-dependent oxidoreductase: MTDDVRPPIQLDWFLPTNGDGRHLTSSGLPKVGLFQQGERAPTLDYLRQIVRATEQAGFDSIMVPTAAGFEDPWLITAVLAQEVRRLKFLLTLRPGTELPAYTAHRAATLQLLSENRLALHVVTGSSRFEQRSLGDFLEHDERYARTAEFLQVFQAVWAGQPPSHAGRYYRSGIQTPIAPGARVPAIYFGGASEAAERVGAAHGQTYLMWCEPPAMIAERIQRMRDLAAAQGRTLRFGLRLHVFAAITDDAAWAHVERLLEEIPTDTIDHAQRQMAAYESVGQSRQTQLMQGRGRGARELEVSANLWAGVGLVRGGAGTALVGSYAQVAERIEEYHQLGVDSFILSGFPHLEEAIHLGEQLLPQLRRIGNAPGQVKQG; the protein is encoded by the coding sequence ATGACTGATGATGTACGCCCACCGATCCAACTGGACTGGTTTTTACCCACCAATGGCGATGGCCGTCACCTCACCAGCAGCGGCTTGCCAAAGGTCGGGTTGTTCCAGCAAGGCGAGCGTGCACCGACGCTGGACTACCTGCGCCAGATTGTACGCGCCACCGAGCAGGCCGGTTTCGACAGCATCATGGTGCCCACCGCTGCCGGGTTTGAAGACCCGTGGCTGATCACTGCGGTGTTGGCCCAGGAAGTGCGCCGCCTGAAATTCCTCCTGACGCTGCGACCGGGCACCGAGCTGCCAGCCTATACCGCCCACCGCGCGGCGACGTTGCAACTGCTCAGCGAGAACCGCCTGGCGTTGCATGTGGTGACGGGCTCCAGCCGTTTTGAACAGCGTTCCCTCGGGGATTTTCTCGAACACGATGAACGTTACGCGCGCACCGCAGAATTTCTGCAGGTGTTCCAGGCCGTGTGGGCGGGCCAGCCACCCTCGCATGCAGGACGTTACTACCGCAGCGGCATTCAAACGCCGATTGCGCCAGGCGCACGAGTACCGGCGATTTACTTTGGCGGTGCCTCCGAAGCCGCCGAGCGTGTCGGTGCGGCCCATGGGCAAACTTATCTGATGTGGTGCGAACCGCCGGCGATGATCGCCGAACGCATCCAACGCATGCGTGACCTGGCGGCAGCCCAGGGCCGTACGCTGCGCTTCGGCCTGCGTCTGCACGTGTTCGCCGCAATCACTGACGACGCGGCCTGGGCCCACGTGGAACGGCTGCTGGAAGAAATCCCGACGGATACCATTGACCATGCACAACGGCAGATGGCGGCGTATGAGTCGGTGGGGCAAAGCAGGCAGACGCAGTTGATGCAGGGCCGTGGGCGCGGCGCTCGGGAACTTGAGGTGTCAGCCAATCTTTGGGCCGGTGTAGGCTTGGTACGCGGCGGCGCAGGAACAGCGTTGGTCGGCAGTTATGCGCAGGTGGCAGAGCGAATCGAGGAGTATCACCAGTTGGGGGTGGACAGTTTTATTCTGTCGGGTTTCCCCCATTTGGAGGAAGCGATTCACCTGGGCGAGCAGTTGCTGCCTCAGCTACGCCGTATCGGCAATGCCCCCGGCCAGGTCAAACAAGGTTGA
- a CDS encoding LLM class flavin-dependent oxidoreductase: MPLEFSWLMPLCTPDWAARPGQWIQLAQAVEYAGLDGLWIPGGALCADSLGVAAVLCAHTRSVQLSVSVPPEVMLPAALATTLQSLQSISGHRVRLHLPNSEHSAFGEWLNRDQRSERIGEYLEILQHLLASNTEGFDYQGRYFQLESAGVTRREIPAPSLLLDDTQSHTLVAAHARTCLLAPGHPLRLAQEIQRWRQIRPTLEFACTFGLILGESEDLAWETAATLLSVPQLPEEPLATLLRARHPLRRWEVHPNLLQREAGQPLILVGTPQQVATRLQELHGIGLNHLILEGGPSVSEVLRFGEQVLPLLFQQGLRKERLNHD, from the coding sequence ATGCCTCTGGAATTCAGCTGGTTGATGCCCCTGTGTACGCCTGACTGGGCGGCGCGGCCGGGACAATGGATTCAATTGGCCCAGGCTGTGGAATACGCCGGGCTCGATGGCCTCTGGATTCCCGGCGGCGCGTTATGTGCCGACAGCCTGGGCGTGGCGGCAGTCTTGTGCGCGCATACCCGTAGCGTGCAGTTGTCGGTGAGTGTGCCGCCGGAAGTGATGCTGCCAGCCGCGCTGGCCACTACCCTGCAAAGCCTGCAGTCGATCAGCGGCCACCGTGTACGGCTACATTTACCCAATAGCGAACACAGTGCCTTTGGGGAGTGGCTCAACCGCGACCAACGCAGCGAACGCATTGGCGAATATCTGGAAATCCTGCAACACCTGCTGGCGTCCAACACCGAAGGGTTCGACTATCAGGGCCGATATTTCCAACTGGAGAGCGCCGGCGTCACCCGCCGCGAAATACCCGCCCCCTCGTTGCTACTGGACGACACCCAGAGCCATACGCTGGTGGCGGCACATGCGCGGACCTGCCTGTTAGCGCCTGGCCACCCACTACGATTGGCCCAGGAGATACAGCGTTGGCGGCAGATCCGACCTACGCTCGAGTTTGCCTGCACGTTTGGCTTGATCCTCGGCGAAAGCGAAGACCTCGCCTGGGAGACCGCCGCCACTTTATTATCGGTTCCTCAATTGCCCGAGGAACCCCTAGCCACCCTGCTCCGAGCACGCCACCCGCTACGCCGGTGGGAAGTGCATCCCAACCTGCTGCAACGGGAAGCCGGCCAACCACTGATCCTGGTGGGCACCCCGCAACAAGTCGCCACACGCCTGCAAGAACTGCACGGAATTGGCTTGAATCACCTGATCCTGGAGGGCGGGCCGTCAGTCAGCGAAGTGCTGCGCTTTGGCGAACAGGTTTTACCATTGCTTTTCCAACAGGGTTTGCGCAAGGAGCGCCTGAACCATGACTGA
- a CDS encoding LLM class flavin-dependent oxidoreductase, whose amino-acid sequence MTFKLGFLSHAFGDDPQQVYRDLIEQFEVAEALGFDGGWIAQHHLSNGFGRLPSPLVLLAAVAERTRHIELGTGVIVLPFEDPIRLAEDASVLDALSSGRVQLGLGSGGANLDNFSAFDRDPSRRQADFAERQQRLQRLLEGKPLTGELTLQPPAIGLAERLWHSHGTTEGALYTARQGNGLLLGTATHDPLTVQKPLADAYLQAWSRTDRAPRIGVVRAIFPATDRVSAQAELSVDIERHIPRLQREGLIEEALDLQEHLRLMNVHHGHPDEVIESLQQDPSLLPYADYLIAVVQAESSTQAQILKRLEILAQDIAPALGWKKR is encoded by the coding sequence ATGACGTTCAAATTGGGTTTCCTCAGCCACGCTTTTGGTGATGACCCCCAGCAGGTTTACCGCGACCTGATCGAACAATTCGAAGTGGCTGAAGCCCTGGGCTTCGACGGTGGCTGGATTGCCCAGCACCACTTGAGCAATGGCTTTGGTCGTCTTCCCTCACCCTTGGTGCTGCTGGCGGCCGTTGCCGAACGCACGCGGCACATCGAACTGGGCACCGGAGTGATTGTGTTGCCATTCGAAGACCCGATCCGCCTGGCCGAGGACGCCAGTGTGCTGGACGCCTTGAGCAGCGGGCGCGTGCAATTGGGCCTGGGCAGTGGTGGCGCCAACCTCGATAACTTCAGCGCCTTTGATCGCGACCCAAGCCGGCGCCAGGCGGATTTTGCCGAGCGTCAGCAACGTTTGCAGCGCCTTCTGGAAGGTAAACCGCTGACCGGCGAATTGACGTTGCAACCGCCTGCAATCGGTCTGGCCGAACGCCTTTGGCATTCCCACGGCACCACTGAAGGCGCGCTCTATACCGCTCGACAAGGCAATGGACTGCTGCTGGGCACCGCCACCCATGATCCGCTCACCGTGCAAAAGCCTTTGGCGGATGCCTACCTGCAAGCCTGGTCCCGCACTGACCGCGCACCGCGTATCGGCGTAGTGCGTGCCATTTTCCCCGCCACCGACCGCGTCAGCGCCCAGGCCGAACTGTCGGTGGATATCGAGCGGCATATCCCGCGCCTGCAACGCGAGGGCCTGATCGAAGAAGCCTTGGATTTGCAGGAACACCTGCGCTTGATGAACGTGCACCACGGCCATCCCGATGAAGTGATCGAAAGCTTGCAACAGGACCCGTCGCTGCTGCCTTATGCTGACTACCTGATTGCTGTGGTTCAGGCCGAAAGCTCGACCCAGGCACAAATCCTCAAACGTTTGGAAATCCTGGCCCAGGACATCGCTCCGGCCTTGGGTTGGAAAAAACGATGA
- a CDS encoding LLM class flavin-dependent oxidoreductase, with product MSAGFSLGFLSRVYSPSADPKVYRDTLELFKVAEALGFDSGWLAQHHFASENGRLPSPLVLLAAVAQQTRHISLGTGIIVLPQEAPLRLAEDAAVLDVLCNGRLELGLGAGFDPETFVAFGREHETRHRDYEQHLQQLLNAFGNAPLTDSGSRLLPRTNGLSQRVWEATARVELVAERGHGLIMAPNPHLPAQADIERVNRYRNAWTGDNGTPARVARVQALLPAPDDATRRDIQAYVQRQQSIGVLKGTLDADFDTTLKRLGVLHGPVEQIIEQLQQGPPLTAHDQLILQVQTTSTPLREAIRALEIIREHIALALGWQPTGAQS from the coding sequence ATGAGTGCAGGCTTTTCCCTCGGGTTTCTGAGCCGGGTCTATAGCCCGAGTGCTGATCCCAAGGTCTACCGCGACACCCTGGAACTGTTCAAGGTTGCCGAAGCGCTGGGCTTTGACAGTGGCTGGTTAGCGCAGCACCACTTCGCCAGTGAAAATGGGCGCTTGCCGTCGCCGTTGGTATTGTTGGCGGCCGTCGCCCAGCAGACACGGCATATCAGCCTCGGCACCGGAATTATCGTATTACCCCAGGAGGCGCCGCTGCGCCTGGCGGAAGACGCCGCCGTGCTGGACGTGCTGTGCAACGGCCGACTGGAACTGGGCCTCGGTGCGGGTTTTGATCCTGAGACCTTCGTCGCCTTCGGCCGCGAGCATGAAACACGGCATCGTGACTACGAGCAGCACCTTCAACAGTTGCTCAATGCATTTGGCAACGCGCCGCTGACCGACAGCGGTTCCCGCCTCCTGCCACGCACCAACGGTTTGAGCCAGCGTGTGTGGGAAGCCACCGCGCGGGTGGAGCTGGTAGCCGAACGTGGCCATGGCCTGATCATGGCACCCAATCCGCATTTGCCTGCCCAAGCCGATATTGAACGGGTGAACCGTTACCGCAACGCCTGGACCGGCGACAACGGCACGCCCGCCCGCGTAGCACGGGTGCAGGCCTTGCTCCCCGCACCGGACGACGCCACACGCCGCGATATCCAGGCCTATGTGCAACGCCAGCAAAGCATCGGCGTACTCAAGGGCACGCTGGACGCTGACTTCGACACCACCCTCAAGCGCCTCGGCGTGTTGCACGGCCCGGTGGAGCAGATCATCGAGCAATTGCAACAAGGCCCGCCATTGACCGCCCACGACCAACTGATCCTGCAAGTACAAACCACCAGCACGCCGCTGCGCGAGGCGATCCGTGCCCTGGAGATCATCCGCGAACACATCGCACTCGCACTGGGCTGGCAACCCACAGGAGCCCAGTCATGA
- a CDS encoding 5'/3'-nucleotidase SurE: MKRSAWMLAFASMIAPKAFALNILLSNDDGYQHPNIRALYTALKAQGHNVKIAAPQSDQSARGGSFFFGREVSVGRDTDPAYPDSYYISTTDKGLCQSTECAGKAVQIEISGTPVMALLMGLKKVLPHPDLVIVGPNPGNNLGAINMASGTFNTASVALQSGIPALAVSTDLKEKDPQRAAQLVANLVHALDQHRQPHGALLPPGLGLNINLPKDAQIKGVKLTRVGSYVGFEALYTDDLKQFNLPGKPGIGFQYSPAATAAQQNDEAVWLNKGYLTISPFSGLPESVSAGPALQKQLAHEVKP; the protein is encoded by the coding sequence ATGAAACGCAGCGCCTGGATGCTCGCCTTCGCCAGCATGATCGCCCCCAAAGCCTTCGCCTTGAATATCTTGCTGAGCAACGACGACGGCTATCAGCATCCGAACATTCGCGCACTCTACACAGCGCTGAAAGCCCAGGGTCACAACGTGAAAATCGCCGCGCCTCAGAGTGATCAGAGCGCGCGAGGCGGTTCGTTCTTTTTCGGTCGCGAAGTGAGTGTTGGGCGCGATACCGACCCCGCTTACCCCGACAGCTATTACATCAGCACCACCGACAAAGGCCTATGCCAGAGCACCGAGTGCGCCGGCAAAGCAGTACAGATCGAAATCAGCGGCACGCCGGTGATGGCACTGCTGATGGGCCTGAAAAAAGTCCTGCCACATCCCGACCTGGTAATCGTCGGCCCCAACCCTGGCAATAACCTCGGCGCGATCAATATGGCCTCCGGTACCTTCAATACCGCCAGCGTGGCGTTGCAGTCGGGCATTCCGGCATTGGCGGTGAGTACTGATCTGAAGGAGAAAGACCCGCAGCGCGCCGCCCAACTGGTAGCAAACCTGGTGCATGCCCTCGACCAGCATCGCCAACCCCATGGCGCGCTGCTACCGCCGGGCCTGGGCTTGAATATCAACCTGCCCAAGGATGCGCAGATAAAAGGCGTCAAACTGACCCGCGTCGGCAGCTATGTGGGTTTTGAGGCGCTGTACACCGATGATCTCAAGCAGTTCAACCTGCCCGGCAAACCCGGCATCGGCTTCCAATACAGCCCCGCCGCTACCGCTGCGCAACAGAACGATGAAGCGGTGTGGCTGAACAAAGGTTACCTGACCATCAGCCCGTTCAGTGGCCTGCCGGAATCCGTCAGCGCAGGGCCAGCACTGCAAAAGCAGTTGGCCCATGAGGTGAAACCATGA
- a CDS encoding LLM class flavin-dependent oxidoreductase — protein sequence MTRRTDTLKLGAFLANSGHHVAAWRHPLAQADASLDFEHFKHIAQTAERGKFDALFIADVVALWGHHHDALSRTARAEHFEPLTLMSALAAVTNNIGLIATATTTYNEPYHIARKFASLDHLSKGRAAWNLVTSVVSDEAWNFGREHHVDHGDRYQRAEEFHDVVKDLWDSWDDDAFTRDKASGEYFDPAKLHTLNHRGKHFAVRGPLNVARPPQGHPVLVQAGASEPGKQLAARVAELIFAHSHNVEGAQAFYQDIKARAAALGRDPDHVKILPGVTPFIAGTREQAKVLFEEFQALIDPVLGLRLLADTLGDDIDLSGHDLDGPLPDTPVGQRGSRRDKVLELARTENLSIRQLYLRLAGGNPVVGTAEDVADHFEAWFQARACDGFNVFFPYFPGAIDVFVDQVIPLLQARGLFRQEYEGTTLRENLGLPRPDNRFTGGRA from the coding sequence ATGACCCGCCGCACCGACACACTCAAACTGGGGGCCTTCCTCGCCAACAGCGGCCACCACGTCGCCGCCTGGCGCCACCCGCTGGCCCAAGCCGATGCCAGCCTGGATTTCGAGCATTTCAAACACATTGCGCAGACCGCCGAGCGCGGCAAGTTCGATGCACTGTTTATTGCCGATGTGGTCGCCTTGTGGGGCCACCATCACGATGCCCTGAGCCGTACGGCGCGCGCCGAACACTTCGAACCGCTGACGTTGATGTCGGCCCTGGCTGCCGTCACAAACAACATCGGGCTGATTGCAACCGCGACCACCACCTACAACGAGCCGTACCATATCGCGCGCAAATTCGCGTCCCTGGACCATCTGTCCAAGGGACGCGCCGCCTGGAACCTGGTGACCTCGGTGGTTTCGGATGAAGCGTGGAATTTCGGCCGCGAACACCACGTCGACCATGGCGACCGCTACCAGCGTGCCGAAGAGTTCCATGACGTGGTCAAGGATCTGTGGGACAGCTGGGACGACGACGCCTTTACCCGCGATAAAGCCAGTGGCGAGTATTTCGACCCGGCCAAATTGCACACCCTCAACCATCGCGGCAAGCACTTTGCCGTACGCGGCCCGCTCAACGTGGCGCGCCCGCCCCAGGGCCACCCGGTACTGGTGCAGGCCGGCGCCTCGGAGCCGGGCAAGCAACTCGCCGCCCGGGTTGCCGAACTGATCTTCGCCCACTCGCATAACGTGGAAGGCGCCCAGGCGTTCTACCAGGACATCAAGGCACGCGCCGCTGCGCTCGGCCGCGACCCGGATCACGTCAAAATCCTGCCCGGCGTCACACCGTTTATTGCCGGTACCCGTGAACAAGCCAAGGTGCTGTTCGAAGAGTTCCAGGCGCTGATCGACCCGGTGCTGGGCCTGCGCCTGCTGGCCGACACCTTGGGCGATGACATCGACCTCTCCGGCCACGACCTCGACGGCCCATTGCCGGACACCCCCGTGGGCCAACGCGGCAGCCGTCGGGATAAGGTGCTGGAACTGGCGCGCACGGAGAACCTGAGCATCCGCCAGTTGTACTTGCGCCTGGCCGGAGGCAACCCTGTAGTGGGTACCGCCGAGGACGTTGCCGATCACTTTGAGGCGTGGTTCCAGGCGCGGGCATGCGATGGCTTCAATGTGTTCTTTCCCTACTTCCCTGGCGCCATCGACGTGTTCGTCGATCAGGTGATTCCGCTGCTGCAGGCGCGTGGGTTGTTTCGCCAGGAATACGAGGGCACCACCCTGCGCGAAAACCTCGGCCTGCCGCGCCCGGACAACCGCTTTACGGGAGGGAGGGCATGA